ATGGGTTTTTTTATGATCTTTTACAATTGCCAGATGGATCCAGCGTTAATTTAAAACTTCGAAGTATTGTTGGTTTAATTCCGATGTTTGCTGTTGAGGTTATTGAGGATAGTTTGCTAGAAAAACTTCCTAATTTTAGGAAAAGGATGGATTGGGTGTTACACAACAAAAAAGATTTAACGCAATTGGTGTCCAAATGGTATGTTGAGGGCGAAGGTAACAAACATTTGATGAGTATCATGCGGAAAACGCGTCTTAAAAAAGTCTTGGACAGAATGTTGGACGAAAAAGAATTTCTGAGTGATTATGGAATTCGCGCCCTGTCAAAAGTTTATGAAGAATATCCTTTCAAATTCAGTATTGCAGGGTATCATTACGAAGTGGGTTATCTTCCCGCAGAAAGCGACAGTCGGATGTTTGGCGGAAATTCGAATTGGCGAGGTCCAATATGGTTTCCGATAAATTTTTTAATTGTCGAAAGTCTGCAACGCTTTCATTTTTTCTATGGTGATAATCTGAAGGTAGAATTTCCGAAAGCTTCTGAAAATGTCGTTAATCTTAACGAGGTTTCTAAAGGACTTTCACAACGATTGTGCAATATTTTTCTGAAAGACAAGCATGGAAATCGCGCGTTCAACGGTGGCGATTCAAAATTCAATCAAGACCCGTATTTCAAAGATTACATCATGTTTTACGAATATTTCCATGGTGACAATGGTCGGGGTGTTGACGCGTCGCATCAATGTGGCTGGACGGCTACGGTTGCCAAATTATTGAAACCGAGATTTTGATCTTTTTTAATGATTAAAGGAGTATGGATTTTTAATATTTAAAATTGGATCTAAAACATCGGAAATCTTGATTGTTATTAGTATTTTTGAGAAGGATTAAACCCTATTTTTTTACAATATTTATTAAATTAAATTTTAAAATTCTAAGAATGAAAAGTTTTGCAGCCACAGACATTTCGACTTACGAAATGCAGGATATTATGAAATATGCGATTGCGCCGCGTCCTATTGCGTTAGCTTCCACCATCGACTCAGAAGGAAATTGCAATTTGTCGCCGTTCAGTTTCTTTAACATGTTCAGTGCAAAACCGCCGATACTGATTTTTTCGCCATTGCGACAAGGAAAAGACGATCCTAATAAAGACTCTTTACGGAATATTTTGGAAGTTCCCGAAGTTGTGATTGGGTTGGTTAATTTTGATATTGTTCAACAAATTTCGTTAGCGTCGGCGCCTTTCGGTCGCGAGGTTAATGAGTTTGAAAAAGTGGATTTAACAACTTTGGACGCTGACCTTGTAAAACCAAAACTTATCGCAGAATGTCCAGTTAATTTTGAATGTAAAGTTCTTGAAGTGAAAGCGCTTGGTGAAAATGCTGGCGCTGGCAATCTTATTATTTGTGAAGTGCTAAAAGTTCATGTTAAAGATGATTGTTTTGGGGAGGATGGAAAAATTGATCAGGCTAAACTAGATTTGGTGGCGCGGCTGGGTGGCGATTGGTATTCGCGAAATAATGATCAAAATCTATTTAAAGTGCCACGACCAAATAATCAAAATATTGGTATTAATAATCTTCCTTTTGAATTGAGAAGTAGTAAAGTTTTTACTGGAAACGATCTAGGAATGTTGGCAAATATCGATGCGCTTCCTGAAGCTCTGTTTTCTTCCGATGTTGACCATCATAAAAAAGCGCAAAACTTCCTGCTTCAGAACAGAATTGAAGAAGCATGGGAAGTTTTAATTTTAAAATCTTGATAATTATTCCGGGAGTTGATAGCCTCTTTTTTGAGAGATTTCAAGGCCAGCTTGTTTTAGCATTTTTGCGGCGCTTCCGTTGATGCGGTCGTCGAGTCCACCGATTTTTCCCATAATGGTTAAACCGGCAATCATGGTGTTGGAAAAGTCAAAAATAGGAACCGAAATTGCCGTGAGATCCGATAAGATTTCTGCGCGACCTTGGCTGATACCGTCTTGTTTAACGGTCTCAAGCATTTCTTTCACTTTGTTAAGATTGTTTTCCAGGTCAAGTTCTCCTTTGTTGCTCTTGATTTCTTCGATAATCATCGGCATCATTGAGCTATGGGGAAGATGTGCCGCAAAGTTTTTACCAACTGCTGAGGTGAGAATAGGTAATACACTTCCGATTCTTAAATCAAATAAAGTTTCGCTATATGTGCCGTCCAATCTATAGATAATGGTTGGGCCGCGGTTACCCCAAACGCCTAAAAATATGGTGTGTCCCAAGTCGTTTGCGAGTTGACGCATATGGGGTTTGCAAAGTTCTGCAAGATCGGATTGGTCGAGATAGGCAAGTCCGAGTTTCAAACAAGAAGTGCCCAAGCTGTAAAAGCCAGTATCGGGATTTTGTTGTACAATTTCTTCTTCCTGAAAACTGACAAGATAAGAGTGGATTTTGCTCGGGGAAAGTCCAATTTGCTCTGAAATTTCTTTTAACGGTAACGGATATTGAGATTGCATTAATGCTTTTAATATAGAAAAGCCAACATTAATTGATTGTATGCCTCTTTTCTTTTTGCCTTCCTCCATGTGATTCTAAACTTTTTACAAAATTAATAATTTTAATGCCAGTTTTATTATAATTAAATAATAAGGCTCTACATTTTCCGTAAAGCCTTTTGTTTTTAGTATTTTCCTGAAAGTAAAGCTCCTGCATTAGGAACTTTTGCTTCGAGTCCTAGTTCTTTTAACATTCTATAGGTTGTAGAGATTGCGGCGGTAATAACTGGTAAGCCAGATTCGTCTTCTACAAATTGTACCGATGGTAAAGATGGCATCTGGACACAAGCTGAAAGTACGATTGCCTCTACACCGTCGAGATTTAGTTTTTTATAAATTTCTTTTAAATTCTCCGGATCCAAAGCTGCAACTTCCAGATTGTCGGAAACCTCTAGTGCGATCCAATCTTTTACAGTAAAACCTTGATCTTCTATATAATCAACAACCATTTGTGTCAAAGGCTTCATGTAGGGTGCAACAACGGCAATGTTTTTTACGCCCAATGTTGTAAGGCCTTCTATCAATGCGCCGGCGCTCGTTACGATAGGTGTGGGATAATCGTTTTCTACTGTTTTTTTATAAAGGCGCTCTTGAGAAACGCAATGATAGCCTTTTCCCATAGACATGATCGCTACCAAGCAGGCATAACCCATAACATCTACGTGAGCATCAGAAAGTTCTAAAGCGCATAAGTCTGAATTAGCGTCCATTTTTGCAAGTTCTTCTTTGGTAACATGTTTCATTCGCATTCTTGCAGAGTGAAATGTAAAACGTTCAGGAAAAATGCTTTCGCGAAGTCTAAACATTGCAGGGATTTCCGTTTCCATCGTTACGTTCGAGCTTGGCACGATTTGTCCAATACGGTAATTTAATTTCTTTGCCATGGTTTAAGCTTTAACAATGTAATTTTTTAAAGTTCCTAATTTGTCAATTGTGATTTCTACAACGTCGCCTGGCCACATGAATTCTTGAGGCTCGCGACCTGCGCCAACACCTGCGGGAGTTCCTGTTGCGATGATATCGCCGGGTTCAAGGCTTATAGACTCGCTGATGTCTTCGATGATGTCGTTAACATTGAACAACATGAATTTTGTATTCCCGTTTTGTTTTTCAACGCCATTTACTTTCGTTGTAATTTGTAAATCGTG
This genomic stretch from Chryseobacterium sp. POL2 harbors:
- a CDS encoding IclR family transcriptional regulator; the protein is MEEGKKKRGIQSINVGFSILKALMQSQYPLPLKEISEQIGLSPSKIHSYLVSFQEEEIVQQNPDTGFYSLGTSCLKLGLAYLDQSDLAELCKPHMRQLANDLGHTIFLGVWGNRGPTIIYRLDGTYSETLFDLRIGSVLPILTSAVGKNFAAHLPHSSMMPMIIEEIKSNKGELDLENNLNKVKEMLETVKQDGISQGRAEILSDLTAISVPIFDFSNTMIAGLTIMGKIGGLDDRINGSAAKMLKQAGLEISQKRGYQLPE
- a CDS encoding flavin reductase family protein, whose product is MKSFAATDISTYEMQDIMKYAIAPRPIALASTIDSEGNCNLSPFSFFNMFSAKPPILIFSPLRQGKDDPNKDSLRNILEVPEVVIGLVNFDIVQQISLASAPFGREVNEFEKVDLTTLDADLVKPKLIAECPVNFECKVLEVKALGENAGAGNLIICEVLKVHVKDDCFGEDGKIDQAKLDLVARLGGDWYSRNNDQNLFKVPRPNNQNIGINNLPFELRSSKVFTGNDLGMLANIDALPEALFSSDVDHHKKAQNFLLQNRIEEAWEVLILKS
- a CDS encoding Asp/Glu racemase — protein: MAKKLNYRIGQIVPSSNVTMETEIPAMFRLRESIFPERFTFHSARMRMKHVTKEELAKMDANSDLCALELSDAHVDVMGYACLVAIMSMGKGYHCVSQERLYKKTVENDYPTPIVTSAGALIEGLTTLGVKNIAVVAPYMKPLTQMVVDYIEDQGFTVKDWIALEVSDNLEVAALDPENLKEIYKKLNLDGVEAIVLSACVQMPSLPSVQFVEDESGLPVITAAISTTYRMLKELGLEAKVPNAGALLSGKY
- a CDS encoding MGH1-like glycoside hydrolase domain-containing protein, whose translation is MATSAQQRYYLDARQMGVSLVCDVDLAFHCVSFSLIDSLFAKNQLLLLTKEWYMHPNGQQPAYEWNFSDVNPPVHAWATFRVFKIDEKHNGKLDLFFLESVFQKLLLNFTWWVNRKDLNGNNIFGGGFLGLDNIGAFDRNMKLTEGEYLEQADGTSWMAMYALNMMRIAMELATYNPVYEDMAIKFFEHYLYIAEAMENIGNETNGLWNKDDGFFYDLLQLPDGSSVNLKLRSIVGLIPMFAVEVIEDSLLEKLPNFRKRMDWVLHNKKDLTQLVSKWYVEGEGNKHLMSIMRKTRLKKVLDRMLDEKEFLSDYGIRALSKVYEEYPFKFSIAGYHYEVGYLPAESDSRMFGGNSNWRGPIWFPINFLIVESLQRFHFFYGDNLKVEFPKASENVVNLNEVSKGLSQRLCNIFLKDKHGNRAFNGGDSKFNQDPYFKDYIMFYEYFHGDNGRGVDASHQCGWTATVAKLLKPRF